A single genomic interval of bacterium harbors:
- a CDS encoding ABC transporter permease: MILRYSIKTAFRGLTTHKSRSALTILGIVIGVAAIILVVSLGEGAQNLILGQIQGLGSKTIAVIPGREPTGPSDAAQIFSDSLKEKDLVALKKKENVPTLKNIMPVVFGGESASYQGETYRLTLFGGTDLMAEIFNLYPSEGIFISDDDIKGLASVVVIGSKVKDELFGSSPALGEKIKIKDKSLRVIGVLPKKGQSSFFNFDEMAIVPYTTMQKYILGINYFHRFIVESENEDLISRTVDDVNQTLRESHDITDPSKDDFFVQTQEDLVKSLGTITTALTLFLAAVAAISLIVGGIGIMNIMLVSVTERTREIGLRKALGATNRDVLTQFLLEAVMLTATGGIMGIALGTTFSFLISLILSKTLAMLWTFTFPVGASIVGILVSGTIGIIFGLYPARKASQKSPMEALRYE; encoded by the coding sequence ATGATATTACGCTATAGCATCAAAACAGCGTTTCGCGGTCTCACCACCCATAAATCACGATCGGCTCTTACTATACTTGGTATTGTCATCGGCGTTGCTGCTATTATCCTTGTCGTATCCTTGGGAGAGGGAGCGCAAAATCTCATCCTAGGGCAAATACAAGGATTGGGATCAAAAACTATTGCTGTCATTCCCGGTCGAGAGCCTACTGGTCCTTCGGATGCCGCACAAATCTTCAGTGACTCACTTAAAGAAAAAGACCTTGTCGCACTTAAGAAGAAAGAAAACGTACCGACACTTAAAAACATTATGCCGGTTGTTTTTGGTGGTGAATCAGCTTCGTATCAAGGAGAGACGTATCGCCTGACACTTTTTGGAGGAACAGATTTGATGGCTGAAATTTTTAACCTTTATCCATCTGAAGGGATATTTATTAGCGATGATGATATAAAGGGACTTGCAAGCGTCGTCGTCATTGGCTCAAAGGTCAAAGACGAACTTTTTGGTTCTTCACCAGCTTTGGGTGAAAAAATAAAAATCAAAGATAAAAGTTTGCGCGTAATCGGAGTGCTCCCCAAGAAAGGACAGTCTTCATTTTTTAATTTTGATGAAATGGCGATCGTCCCCTACACTACGATGCAAAAATATATTTTGGGAATCAATTATTTTCACCGTTTTATTGTCGAGTCAGAGAATGAAGATCTTATTTCCCGAACTGTCGATGATGTCAATCAAACACTTCGAGAGTCGCACGACATTACCGACCCGTCAAAAGATGATTTTTTCGTGCAAACGCAAGAAGATCTGGTTAAAAGTTTAGGGACAATTACCACGGCCCTTACCCTGTTTCTTGCTGCTGTCGCAGCAATATCACTTATCGTTGGTGGTATTGGAATCATGAATATTATGCTTGTGTCGGTAACGGAACGTACAAGAGAAATAGGTCTTCGAAAAGCTCTGGGAGCAACGAATCGTGACGTACTTACGCAATTCTTACTTGAAGCAGTGATGCTCACGGCCACAGGAGGTATTATGGGAATAGCACTCGGCACAACATTTTCTTTTTTAATATCTTTGATTCTTTCCAAGACACTGGCGATGTTGTGGACATTTACATTTCCCGTTGGTGCGTCTATTGTTGGTATTCTTGTTTCGGGGACGATTGGAATTATTTTTGGTCTCTACCCTGCGCGAAAAGCATCACAAAAAAGTCCCATGGAAGCACTTCGTTACGAATAG
- a CDS encoding prepilin-type N-terminal cleavage/methylation domain-containing protein, protein MKKTQSKNTIWHILYTNYSSRFTRGVSLLELLIYIALLAIIMVIISSSFISMSVGKGKAEAQSDVNSAIRFSLERLTQDIKSATSVTTPSCTPSCTADANSSTTTLVMTIGGQAVVYDISGGELRRTVGVSAPEPITASTTVNVVNARFTRLENTNLVSTLLSATTTSIRIGISLQHKNTSPEFQYKNTATTTVTLR, encoded by the coding sequence ATGAAAAAAACACAAAGTAAAAATACTATTTGGCACATACTATATACCAACTACTCCTCGCGTTTTACTCGCGGCGTCAGTCTTCTGGAGTTACTTATCTACATCGCGCTTCTCGCCATTATCATGGTTATTATTTCATCATCCTTTATCTCTATGAGCGTCGGAAAAGGGAAGGCGGAAGCGCAATCGGACGTAAATTCTGCAATCCGTTTTTCTTTAGAACGATTAACACAGGATATTAAATCGGCAACATCAGTAACTACGCCGTCATGCACCCCGAGCTGTACCGCAGATGCTAATTCATCCACCACCACATTAGTGATGACTATTGGAGGACAAGCCGTTGTCTATGATATTTCAGGGGGAGAGTTGCGAAGAACAGTAGGAGTGAGTGCACCTGAACCTATCACTGCAAGTACTACCGTCAACGTGGTGAATGCTCGATTTACGCGACTTGAAAATACAAATCTTGTTTCCACATTGCTTTCCGCAACGACTACAAGTATCAGGATTGGAATTTCCCTACAGCATAAAAATACAAGCCCAGAATTTCAGTATAAAAATACCGCCACGACAACTGTTACATTGCGATAA
- a CDS encoding ABC transporter ATP-binding protein: protein MSIISTKNLTKTYIDENVETKVLRRVTFDINRGEFVAIMGPSGSGKSTLLHVLGFLDRHTDGTYLFENKTIDDYTPEEIAHVRNKKMGFVFQAFNLLARTTVLENVKLPLLYSATPQSEWDTLAQKAIESVGLSHRSNYDTSQLSGGERQRVAIARALVNNPEIIFADEPTGNLDSKSGEAVIDILQRLNEESGHTIILITHETHTAEHARRIIRILDGQIASDELVKKQRRTGDSMLK, encoded by the coding sequence ATGAGTATCATAAGTACAAAAAATCTAACAAAGACGTACATTGATGAAAATGTAGAAACAAAAGTACTTCGCAGGGTTACCTTTGATATTAATCGAGGTGAGTTTGTTGCAATTATGGGACCATCAGGGTCGGGCAAATCAACATTACTCCATGTTTTGGGATTTCTCGATCGACATACTGATGGCACATACCTTTTTGAAAACAAAACAATAGATGACTATACCCCCGAAGAAATTGCACACGTACGGAACAAAAAAATGGGATTTGTGTTCCAAGCATTCAACCTCCTCGCGCGTACAACGGTTCTTGAAAATGTAAAACTTCCTCTTCTCTATTCCGCAACACCCCAATCAGAGTGGGATACACTTGCACAGAAAGCGATTGAATCGGTTGGTCTTTCTCATAGGTCAAATTATGACACCTCTCAGCTCTCAGGCGGCGAACGGCAGCGGGTTGCTATCGCGCGAGCACTCGTAAATAATCCAGAAATAATCTTCGCAGACGAGCCGACAGGAAACCTCGATTCAAAATCGGGAGAAGCGGTAATTGATATCCTTCAGCGTTTAAACGAAGAAAGTGGACACACGATTATTTTGATTACTCATGAAACACACACTGCGGAGCATGCCCGGCGGATAATCCGCATCCTTGATGGACAGATCGCAAGTGATGAACTCGTAAAAAAACAGCGCAGGACGGGCGATAGCATGCTTAAATAA